A genomic segment from Leptolyngbya boryana PCC 6306 encodes:
- a CDS encoding ABC transporter ATP-binding protein translates to MASPQLSAPIQRSLAISTQSLTKRFDRRPVVSDVHLDIASGDVYGLIGPNGAGKTTLIRMLALIEEPTIGEIHFNGQRYDRHNTAEIKRYLGYLPDDFPLYDDLNVWDYLDYFARLYRLREPRRSRRLYEVLELVQLTHKHKAPISTLSRGMKQRLGLARTVLHEPMILLLDEPVSGLDPIARMQFREIIKTLQSAGMTILISSHVLSDLAELCTSIGMMELGYLVESASLQDLYARLSQQQILLSTLGSLDDLTRELKHSPFIQSVEPVSETQLKVAFSGNQEDSADLLRSLIQAGIPLTEFHCTQEDLETIFLKLGHQQAS, encoded by the coding sequence ATGGCAAGTCCGCAACTCTCTGCGCCGATTCAGCGATCGCTGGCAATTTCTACACAATCTTTAACGAAACGATTCGATCGTCGTCCCGTCGTGAGTGATGTCCATCTCGACATTGCGAGCGGCGATGTCTACGGATTAATCGGACCGAACGGAGCCGGAAAGACCACCTTAATTCGGATGCTGGCGCTGATCGAAGAACCCACGATCGGCGAAATTCATTTCAACGGTCAGCGCTACGATCGCCATAACACTGCTGAGATTAAGCGCTATCTCGGTTATCTTCCCGACGACTTTCCGCTCTATGACGACCTGAATGTCTGGGATTATTTAGATTATTTTGCACGGCTATATCGACTGCGTGAACCGCGACGCTCCCGAAGACTCTACGAAGTGCTCGAACTCGTTCAACTGACTCACAAGCACAAGGCTCCGATCTCAACGCTCTCACGGGGGATGAAACAGCGCTTAGGCTTGGCGCGAACCGTCTTGCATGAGCCGATGATTTTACTTCTGGATGAGCCAGTTTCAGGGCTTGATCCCATCGCTCGAATGCAGTTTCGAGAAATTATTAAAACCTTACAATCCGCAGGCATGACAATTCTGATTTCTTCACATGTGTTGAGCGATCTAGCAGAACTGTGTACGTCGATCGGCATGATGGAATTAGGTTATCTTGTGGAGAGTGCATCGCTTCAAGATTTATATGCTCGTCTGAGTCAGCAGCAAATTCTGCTCTCAACTTTAGGATCATTAGATGATCTCACACGAGAACTTAAACATTCACCCTTCATTCAATCTGTTGAACCTGTCTCAGAGACTCAACTCAAAGTCGCGTTTTCTGGAAATCAGGAGGATAGTGCTGACTTACTACGATCTCTGATTCAAGCCGGAATTCCGCTGACCGAGTTTCACTGCACACAGGAAGACCTCGAAACGATTTTTCTCAAACTTGGACATCAACAGGCATCATGA
- a CDS encoding ABC transporter permease, with the protein MLDQIGNLNPQLLRELKGRLTWRNILIVGALSIVAQVLVFLWFYGQLPTPEAYQYNPYCGHMVGGEFIQGCTENVSAKTFAIDWMLWWQHFAQALHTCIPFVLMLSGTYFLLSDLQNEERQGTLDFVRLSPRSASSILLGKILGVPILVYCAIASLLPLHIFVTSRAGNLSFLPSFYMMLAAGSYLIFSFTLLFGFFSKSTLKRSAQALGVTVFYVLMVGAIFVPGYIMWNSETVWKTLLTAPILYITSPDSSWFWFSLPISNNTAIAHLFTLLNIAILNGWVWQGLARCFHQPSTTILHKRQSYGLVFYLQSLVLGLSFQTYVSKGTDAPQAFGTVLLPIVLNLLIFLPLAAILSPQRQTVMDWARYRHTQSPRSSLLKDLLFHDHSPAGLAMMVNLAIAGILWLGISTFGTDRIWNGTQPNALLVLISLTTLALYAAIMQWLVIQKTSKRNFIAIALITILLLIPPAFAALLSSRGLISIPLRDIVLLTSPFLWSVSPEVVSPLAVLSALLGQLSFIAGINALIARQVRQIGASEMKDRFARLQPSGSAQ; encoded by the coding sequence ATGCTGGATCAAATTGGTAATCTCAACCCCCAACTTTTACGAGAACTGAAAGGGCGGCTCACTTGGCGCAATATTCTAATCGTGGGCGCACTCTCGATCGTGGCTCAAGTGCTCGTCTTTCTCTGGTTTTATGGTCAACTTCCAACCCCAGAAGCCTATCAATATAATCCCTACTGTGGGCACATGGTCGGCGGTGAGTTTATTCAAGGTTGCACCGAGAATGTTTCTGCCAAGACTTTCGCGATTGATTGGATGCTGTGGTGGCAGCACTTTGCACAAGCGTTGCATACCTGTATTCCCTTTGTCTTAATGCTTTCAGGAACGTATTTTTTACTCAGCGATTTGCAAAATGAGGAACGTCAAGGCACGCTTGATTTTGTTCGATTAAGTCCACGATCGGCATCAAGCATTTTACTCGGTAAAATCTTGGGTGTTCCGATTTTGGTGTATTGTGCGATCGCATCTCTGCTGCCTTTACATATTTTTGTCACCTCAAGAGCGGGAAATCTCAGCTTTTTGCCCAGTTTCTACATGATGCTAGCAGCAGGCTCATATCTGATTTTTAGCTTTACTTTGCTCTTTGGCTTTTTTAGTAAATCGACTCTCAAGCGATCTGCTCAGGCGCTAGGTGTGACCGTCTTCTATGTGTTGATGGTTGGAGCTATTTTTGTTCCAGGATACATCATGTGGAATTCAGAAACGGTCTGGAAAACCTTACTAACAGCGCCAATTTTATATATCACTTCTCCTGATTCAAGTTGGTTTTGGTTTAGCTTACCAATTAGCAACAATACAGCGATCGCACATCTGTTTACGCTTTTGAATATTGCGATTCTCAATGGATGGGTGTGGCAAGGCTTAGCGCGATGTTTCCATCAACCTAGCACCACAATTTTGCACAAGCGTCAAAGCTATGGATTAGTCTTTTATCTGCAAAGCTTAGTGCTAGGTCTGAGCTTTCAAACGTATGTGAGTAAGGGCACTGATGCACCCCAAGCATTCGGAACCGTCTTGCTCCCAATTGTCCTGAATCTGCTGATTTTTCTACCTTTGGCTGCAATTCTCTCCCCCCAACGTCAGACGGTCATGGATTGGGCGCGATACCGTCACACTCAATCGCCGCGATCGTCACTTTTGAAAGATCTGTTGTTTCATGACCACAGCCCAGCCGGACTTGCAATGATGGTGAATTTAGCGATCGCTGGAATTCTTTGGCTTGGCATCTCCACATTTGGAACTGATCGAATCTGGAATGGCACACAACCCAATGCACTTTTGGTCTTGATTAGCCTCACAACGCTTGCACTTTATGCTGCAATCATGCAATGGCTGGTCATTCAGAAAACGTCCAAACGGAATTTTATTGCGATCGCGTTGATTACCATCTTGCTCTTGATTCCGCCTGCATTCGCTGCGCTCCTCTCTTCTAGAGGATTAATTTCGATCCCGCTTAGAGACATTGTGCTCCTCACATCGCCTTTTCTTTGGAGTGTATCTCCCGAGGTTGTATCTCCCCTCGCAGTTTTGAGCGCGCTGCTAGGTCAACTCAGTTTCATTGCTGGAATTAATGCACTGATTGCTCGCCAAGTTCGTCAAATTGGTGCTTCTGAAATGAAAGATCGATTTGCTAGACTGCAACCCAGTGGTTCAGCGCAATAG
- a CDS encoding aspartate kinase produces MALIVQKYGGTSVGTVERIQAVAQRVKKTVEAGNSVVVVVSAMGKTTDGLVKLANDISATPNRREMDMLLSTGEQVSIALLSMALHEAGQPAVSLTGAQVGIITETHHTRARILKIATDRLERHLNQGEVVVVAGFQGISSTENWEITTLGRGGSDTSAVALAAALRADFCEIYTDVPGILTADPRLVEDAQLMTEITCDEMLELASLGAKVLHPRAVEIARNYGIPLVVRSSWTDDPGTWVRSPQPQPRPLEGLEIARPVDAVEFDTDQAKVALLRVPDRPGVAAKLFGEIASQKLDVDLIIQSIHEGNTNDIAFTVVKNSLTRAEAVASAIIPALTAGYAINPESAPDVMIEQNIAKVTIAGAGMIGRPGIAAQMFSTLAEAGINIQMISTSEVKVSCVVDEVDCDRAISALCQVFEISQSGVKASAQAAPSSAAAVRGVALDVKQAQVAVRYIPDRPGMAAKIFQLLAGQNISVDMIIQSQRCRMVNGVMTRDIAFTVAQMDADAAKQTLEAARSEIGYGEVVVDSAIAKVSIVGSGMVGQPGVAARMFEALFKHEINIQMIATSEIKVSCVVSEDQGVKALQAIHAAFELAGTQRIQVSA; encoded by the coding sequence ATGGCGTTAATTGTGCAGAAATATGGGGGAACTTCGGTCGGAACGGTCGAACGAATTCAAGCCGTCGCGCAACGAGTGAAGAAAACCGTTGAAGCTGGAAATTCTGTGGTGGTCGTCGTTTCAGCGATGGGAAAAACGACGGATGGATTAGTCAAACTGGCAAACGATATTTCTGCCACTCCGAATCGTCGAGAGATGGATATGCTGCTGTCCACTGGAGAGCAAGTGTCGATCGCGCTTTTGAGTATGGCACTCCACGAAGCCGGACAGCCCGCCGTTTCGCTCACAGGTGCGCAGGTTGGAATCATTACCGAAACGCATCATACCCGCGCCCGAATTCTGAAAATTGCTACCGATCGCTTAGAACGCCATCTCAATCAAGGCGAAGTGGTCGTTGTTGCAGGCTTTCAAGGCATCAGCAGTACTGAAAATTGGGAAATTACAACGCTGGGTCGAGGCGGGTCTGACACATCAGCCGTTGCCTTGGCTGCTGCTCTCAGAGCTGATTTCTGTGAGATTTACACCGACGTTCCAGGCATTCTCACCGCCGATCCCCGATTGGTTGAAGACGCGCAACTGATGACGGAGATTACCTGCGATGAAATGTTAGAACTCGCGAGCCTGGGGGCGAAAGTTCTGCATCCGCGTGCTGTTGAAATTGCTCGAAACTACGGCATTCCCTTAGTCGTGCGATCGAGTTGGACAGATGATCCTGGAACCTGGGTGAGATCGCCTCAACCGCAGCCGCGCCCGCTCGAAGGTTTAGAAATTGCTCGTCCGGTTGATGCAGTTGAATTCGACACCGATCAAGCTAAAGTTGCCTTGCTTCGAGTTCCCGATCGTCCGGGTGTTGCCGCGAAATTGTTTGGCGAGATTGCCTCGCAAAAACTGGATGTCGATCTGATTATTCAATCGATTCACGAAGGAAATACGAATGATATTGCCTTCACAGTGGTCAAAAACTCTCTGACTCGGGCTGAAGCGGTTGCCAGCGCAATTATTCCGGCTCTAACCGCAGGCTATGCGATCAATCCAGAATCCGCTCCTGACGTGATGATTGAGCAAAATATTGCCAAAGTTACGATCGCGGGAGCAGGCATGATTGGTCGTCCGGGGATTGCCGCTCAAATGTTTTCAACTTTGGCAGAGGCTGGAATCAATATTCAAATGATTTCAACGTCTGAAGTGAAAGTCAGTTGTGTGGTGGATGAAGTGGATTGCGATCGCGCAATTTCTGCCCTCTGCCAAGTCTTTGAAATCTCACAATCTGGAGTCAAAGCATCGGCACAAGCTGCACCGAGTTCTGCTGCTGCTGTGCGAGGGGTTGCGTTAGATGTGAAGCAGGCACAAGTTGCAGTCCGCTACATTCCCGATCGTCCGGGCATGGCGGCAAAAATCTTCCAGCTTCTTGCCGGTCAGAACATCAGCGTCGATATGATCATTCAATCGCAGCGCTGCCGCATGGTGAATGGTGTGATGACACGTGATATTGCCTTTACCGTGGCGCAAATGGATGCGGATGCAGCGAAACAAACGCTTGAAGCTGCGCGATCGGAAATTGGCTATGGCGAGGTTGTGGTCGATAGCGCGATCGCAAAAGTCAGCATTGTCGGCTCTGGAATGGTCGGACAGCCCGGAGTTGCCGCTCGAATGTTCGAGGCACTCTTCAAGCACGAAATCAACATCCAAATGATTGCGACTTCTGAAATTAAAGTCAGTTGTGTCGTGTCAGAAGACCAAGGTGTGAAAGCACTGCAAGCGATTCATGCCGCATTTGAACTGGCAGGAACTCAGAGAATTCAAGTCTCTGCATGA
- a CDS encoding crossover junction endodeoxyribonuclease RuvC → MLTLQGKVILGIDPAIATIGYGAIQDDHVIDYGVIKTASTSLIYDRLKQIHDDIRELCELIKPDAVALEMPFFTRETTSANKVLRALGVIELALGEYGLNEPIFLHQSQVKASVAKYGAQKSEMQQAVMMIFGLSEIPKPDDAADGLAIAFAAQSGARANVK, encoded by the coding sequence ATGCTCACATTACAAGGCAAAGTTATTTTAGGAATCGACCCTGCGATCGCAACGATCGGGTATGGTGCAATTCAAGATGATCACGTCATCGATTACGGGGTCATTAAAACAGCCTCGACTTCGCTCATTTACGATCGCTTAAAGCAGATTCACGACGACATTCGCGAACTGTGTGAGTTGATCAAACCCGATGCAGTCGCTTTAGAAATGCCGTTTTTTACGCGTGAGACAACCTCTGCAAATAAGGTACTGCGCGCCTTAGGAGTGATTGAACTTGCTTTGGGAGAATATGGGCTAAATGAGCCAATTTTTTTACATCAATCGCAAGTGAAGGCTTCCGTTGCCAAATATGGCGCACAGAAATCAGAGATGCAGCAAGCGGTGATGATGATTTTTGGGTTATCTGAAATTCCTAAGCCAGATGATGCAGCAGATGGCTTAGCGATCGCGTTTGCTGCCCAATCGGGTGCGCGGGCAAATGTGAAATAG
- a CDS encoding M15 family metallopeptidase has protein sequence MQVSRIQFLFTFVVALTIALFLHNPVGAVQLNPTVLVDIRSINPRIALDIRYATTNNFVKQKLYPEARCILRAAAAQQLSQVQTALEAQGLGLKVYDCYRPLAIQRALWAIKPDDRFVANPAYGSRHNRGMAVDLTLVDRAGNELPMPTGFDDFSDRASRSYKNLPANVLKNRQTLEDAMVKAGFIPLSTEWWHFDAKGWQNYAIRDIPFSTIPSTALNNSTAK, from the coding sequence ATGCAAGTTTCTCGAATTCAATTTCTATTTACGTTCGTTGTCGCTTTGACGATCGCGCTGTTCCTTCACAACCCAGTTGGAGCAGTTCAACTCAATCCAACAGTTCTCGTTGACATTCGATCGATTAATCCCCGGATTGCGCTCGACATTCGCTACGCAACAACAAATAACTTTGTCAAACAAAAGCTTTACCCTGAAGCGCGATGTATTTTACGCGCGGCAGCGGCACAACAGTTATCCCAAGTGCAAACCGCTTTAGAAGCACAAGGATTAGGGTTAAAAGTATACGATTGCTACCGCCCTTTAGCGATTCAAAGAGCACTTTGGGCGATCAAACCGGACGATCGCTTTGTGGCAAATCCAGCCTATGGATCGCGCCATAATCGGGGGATGGCAGTTGATCTTACGCTCGTCGATCGCGCTGGAAACGAATTACCAATGCCGACCGGATTTGATGATTTTAGCGATCGAGCGTCTCGCAGCTATAAAAATCTGCCCGCAAACGTGCTCAAAAATCGTCAAACGCTCGAAGACGCGATGGTGAAAGCGGGGTTTATCCCGCTCTCTACTGAATGGTGGCACTTTGACGCAAAAGGCTGGCAGAATTACGCAATTCGAGATATCCCGTTTAGCACCATTCCTTCAACTGCGCTCAATAATTCCACCGCCAAGTAG
- a CDS encoding M28 family metallopeptidase produces the protein MLFRSRRTLLNLAIAIFTIVLSLSLRSPNFATDLLTADVQALVKMGARVTGSPAAERASEFLVNEYRKAGYQVEIQPFSYPKFADVGSDLTVNGTAIRVWAMVRSRSGHPSGKLVIVPNYGTSEDFQTVNVKGAIALVRRGGGLTFAQKIDHAAAAGAIGIVIVNNQSDNVRGMLMQPSPIPAAAISGKDGAPLLAQPTEAQATLNVQSRPNAVGRNIIAHLPDVRQPKLIIGGHFDSVENSPGANDNASGTAVILALARQFAQSTEAQQIWFINFDGEEDGLKGSEAFVEQLDSAVLKSLKGMINFDMVGVNDRLLIDGSGALSAVATQSTREEVRSSRFGRSDHASFQAKAVPTLFFFRGKDPNYHSPSDKSVDPRLLKETQQAASKIISQLLK, from the coding sequence ATGCTTTTCAGGTCGCGACGCACCTTGCTCAATCTTGCGATCGCAATTTTCACGATCGTGCTTTCCCTCAGTTTGAGAAGTCCAAATTTTGCAACGGATTTACTCACTGCGGATGTACAAGCTTTAGTCAAAATGGGAGCGCGGGTCACAGGATCGCCTGCTGCTGAACGAGCTAGCGAATTTTTGGTCAATGAGTATCGCAAAGCAGGCTATCAAGTTGAAATCCAACCCTTCAGCTATCCGAAATTTGCAGATGTCGGCTCTGATTTGACCGTCAATGGAACTGCGATTCGAGTTTGGGCAATGGTGCGATCGCGATCGGGTCATCCTTCTGGAAAGCTCGTTATAGTTCCAAATTATGGAACATCTGAAGACTTTCAAACCGTGAATGTCAAAGGCGCGATCGCGCTGGTTCGACGGGGTGGAGGGCTGACATTTGCTCAGAAGATTGATCATGCGGCAGCAGCAGGCGCGATCGGGATTGTGATTGTGAATAACCAATCTGATAATGTTCGCGGCATGTTGATGCAACCTTCTCCAATTCCTGCTGCCGCGATTTCTGGAAAAGATGGTGCACCCTTACTCGCCCAACCGACTGAAGCACAAGCAACACTGAATGTGCAATCTCGCCCGAATGCAGTCGGACGCAATATCATTGCTCATTTGCCGGATGTGAGGCAGCCCAAGTTGATCATTGGTGGACATTTTGATTCAGTAGAAAACTCGCCCGGAGCCAATGATAATGCCTCTGGAACTGCGGTGATTTTGGCATTAGCACGTCAGTTTGCTCAGTCTACTGAAGCGCAGCAAATTTGGTTTATCAACTTTGACGGCGAAGAAGATGGACTGAAAGGTTCAGAGGCGTTTGTCGAGCAACTAGACTCGGCGGTGCTCAAGAGCTTGAAAGGAATGATCAATTTTGACATGGTTGGCGTGAACGATCGCTTATTGATTGATGGTTCAGGAGCCTTAAGCGCGGTAGCGACGCAATCAACGCGCGAAGAAGTGAGATCGAGTCGATTTGGCAGAAGTGATCATGCTTCTTTTCAGGCAAAAGCAGTTCCAACCTTGTTCTTTTTCCGAGGCAAAGACCCAAACTACCATTCGCCGAGTGATAAAAGTGTCGATCCGCGCTTACTCAAAGAAACTCAGCAAGCTGCTAGTAAAATTATTTCGCAGTTGCTCAAATAA
- the mnmA gene encoding tRNA 2-thiouridine(34) synthase MnmA translates to MPNPRISQQNVSLEGIFDDDTPMNKVVVGLSGGVDSSVAAATLHDQGYDVVGLTLWLMKGKGQCCSEGMVDAAKLCEELGIPHHIVDSRDVFQENIVDYLVAGYGEGITPLPCSQCNKAVKFTPMLKYARETLGIEKIATGHYARIRFDETTGRYQLLRAIDRSKDQSYFLYDLDQTVLSQVLFPLGEKHKTETRQIAAGFGLHTADKPESQDLCLVEANGSMQAFLDKYIAPRQGEIVDQSGKVLGQHEGVHHYTIGQRKGLGIAHSEPLYVIGLDAVMNRVIVGERSQAQNPECNVSRINWVSIAQPTAPIKAEVQIRYRSTATPATVIPLEGNRVRIVFDEPQFSITPGQAAVWYDGEVLLGGGIIERS, encoded by the coding sequence GTGCCGAATCCCCGAATCTCACAGCAAAATGTTAGCCTAGAAGGGATTTTTGATGATGACACTCCGATGAACAAAGTTGTGGTAGGTCTATCCGGTGGGGTGGACAGTTCTGTTGCTGCTGCCACGTTGCACGATCAAGGCTATGACGTGGTGGGGCTGACCCTTTGGTTGATGAAAGGGAAAGGTCAGTGCTGCTCAGAAGGCATGGTCGATGCTGCAAAACTTTGTGAGGAGTTGGGCATCCCGCATCACATTGTCGATAGTCGGGATGTGTTTCAAGAAAACATCGTAGATTATCTAGTTGCAGGATATGGCGAAGGCATTACGCCCTTGCCTTGTTCGCAGTGCAATAAAGCCGTGAAATTTACTCCGATGCTGAAGTATGCGCGGGAAACCTTGGGAATCGAGAAAATCGCCACAGGTCACTATGCGCGAATTCGATTCGATGAAACGACTGGACGATATCAGTTGCTAAGAGCGATCGACCGATCCAAAGATCAGTCCTATTTCCTCTACGATCTCGATCAAACCGTCCTGTCTCAAGTGCTGTTCCCCTTGGGTGAGAAGCACAAAACTGAAACGCGCCAAATTGCGGCGGGCTTTGGATTGCACACTGCCGATAAGCCAGAAAGTCAAGATCTCTGTCTTGTCGAAGCGAATGGCTCAATGCAGGCATTTCTCGATAAATACATTGCGCCTCGCCAAGGCGAAATTGTCGATCAATCGGGTAAAGTTCTCGGTCAGCATGAAGGGGTGCATCACTATACGATCGGGCAACGCAAAGGTTTAGGAATCGCGCACAGTGAACCTCTCTATGTGATCGGGTTGGATGCGGTGATGAATCGTGTGATTGTCGGAGAACGATCGCAGGCGCAAAACCCTGAATGTAATGTCTCGCGGATTAATTGGGTGTCGATCGCTCAACCAACAGCCCCAATTAAAGCAGAAGTACAAATTCGCTATCGCTCAACCGCGACTCCTGCAACGGTGATTCCTTTAGAAGGAAACCGCGTGCGAATTGTGTTTGATGAACCGCAATTTAGTATTACACCCGGTCAGGCGGCAGTTTGGTACGACGGTGAAGTGCTACTTGGCGGTGGAATTATTGAGCGCAGTTGA
- a CDS encoding endonuclease III domain-containing protein, whose product MSKQPFEIEQVIARIREAVQEFPKAAMFELYEDGYQSLFEQLISCLISVRTYDEVSLPVSRRLFDRARTPETIAQLSIAEIQTLIQDCTYPEQKAQQIHTIAQQILTEYQGELPADLDVLLKFKGIGVKCAHLALGIACHQPYISVDTHVHRITNRWGYVQTKTPEKTTIALTAKLPKQYWIEINQLLVPFGKHICTGKRPHCATCPVLEWCEQIIQP is encoded by the coding sequence ATGTCGAAACAACCGTTTGAGATCGAGCAGGTCATAGCTCGAATTCGTGAGGCAGTGCAAGAATTTCCCAAAGCTGCCATGTTTGAACTCTACGAAGATGGCTATCAATCGTTGTTTGAGCAATTGATTAGCTGTTTGATTTCTGTTCGGACTTACGACGAGGTGAGTTTACCCGTTTCGCGGCGATTATTTGATCGAGCGCGCACCCCTGAAACGATCGCACAATTGTCGATCGCAGAAATCCAAACCTTAATTCAAGACTGTACCTACCCAGAGCAAAAAGCCCAGCAGATTCATACGATCGCCCAGCAAATTCTCACAGAGTACCAGGGGGAACTTCCAGCCGATTTAGACGTATTACTCAAGTTCAAAGGAATTGGGGTGAAATGCGCGCATCTGGCACTAGGAATTGCCTGTCATCAGCCTTATATCAGCGTCGATACACATGTGCATCGAATTACGAATCGCTGGGGATACGTGCAAACTAAAACGCCAGAAAAAACCACGATCGCGCTGACAGCAAAGTTGCCAAAACAATACTGGATCGAGATCAATCAACTGCTGGTTCCATTTGGTAAACACATTTGTACTGGAAAACGCCCTCACTGTGCGACCTGCCCGGTGCTTGAATGGTGTGAACAAATCATTCAGCCGTAG
- a CDS encoding RecQ family ATP-dependent DNA helicase: MPQLSMLLHDRLKQFWGYSEFRPPQGEIVQTILNNQDAMIVLPTGGGKSLCFQLPAVMRSGLTIVVSPLVALMENQVQDLQQRRIPAALIHSELPAAERKRILSTIARYRLLYLSPETLLSASVWQRLLEVKINTLIVDEAHCLTQWGETFRPVYYRLGAVRAALSHNRDRIAIAAFTATANSLAQATIERILQLEKPQIFRLSPYRANLNLQIQSVSTPRQRRQKLLAVINSQMGSGLVYVRSRSESEELAEWLTQQGHRTGAYHAGLKSIDRRCIEQDWISDRLRFVICTCAFGMGIDKAETRWVVHYHAPFLMSEYVQEIGRAGRDGKKATAVLLKSSWLDSEDRQRWQFFATQEQNQIQKAQTLIQKLPQQGNVDQVSREFKGAAIALSLLYSAQQLVWTDPFHYQIQSRRRLAQASSLNSTQSMQNYLKTKDCRWQFILRSFGFEQDALNFTCGHCDRCQQN; encoded by the coding sequence TTGCCTCAGTTATCTATGCTTTTACACGATCGCTTAAAACAGTTCTGGGGCTATTCTGAATTTCGTCCGCCTCAAGGTGAGATTGTTCAAACAATCTTGAATAATCAAGATGCGATGATTGTTCTCCCGACAGGCGGGGGTAAATCTCTATGTTTTCAACTGCCAGCAGTGATGCGATCTGGATTAACGATCGTGGTATCTCCTCTCGTCGCTTTAATGGAGAATCAAGTTCAAGATTTGCAACAGCGCCGAATTCCAGCCGCATTGATACATAGTGAACTTCCAGCCGCAGAGCGTAAGCGGATTTTGAGCACGATCGCACGTTACCGTTTGCTTTATCTTTCTCCTGAAACGTTACTCAGCGCATCTGTTTGGCAACGATTGCTCGAAGTTAAAATTAACACGCTAATTGTTGATGAAGCGCATTGTTTAACCCAGTGGGGTGAGACATTTCGACCCGTTTACTATCGGCTTGGGGCGGTTCGAGCAGCCTTATCACACAATCGCGATCGTATTGCGATCGCAGCTTTCACTGCCACTGCGAATTCCTTAGCTCAAGCAACGATTGAACGAATTTTACAACTTGAAAAGCCGCAAATCTTCCGGCTCAGTCCGTATCGAGCAAATTTGAATCTGCAAATTCAATCGGTTTCGACTCCGCGACAGCGCAGACAGAAATTACTAGCCGTGATCAATTCGCAGATGGGATCGGGTTTAGTTTATGTGCGATCGCGAAGCGAAAGTGAGGAGCTTGCAGAATGGCTCACACAACAAGGGCATCGAACCGGGGCATATCATGCTGGATTGAAATCCATCGATCGCCGATGCATTGAACAGGATTGGATCAGCGATCGCTTAAGGTTCGTCATTTGTACCTGTGCATTTGGCATGGGCATTGACAAAGCTGAAACTCGTTGGGTGGTGCATTATCATGCGCCGTTTCTGATGAGTGAGTATGTGCAAGAAATTGGGCGGGCAGGGAGAGATGGAAAAAAAGCGACAGCAGTTCTCCTCAAAAGCAGCTGGCTTGATTCAGAGGATCGCCAACGTTGGCAATTCTTTGCAACTCAAGAGCAAAATCAAATTCAGAAGGCTCAAACGTTAATTCAAAAGCTTCCGCAGCAGGGCAATGTCGATCAGGTGTCGAGAGAGTTCAAAGGAGCCGCGATCGCACTTTCTCTGCTTTACAGTGCTCAGCAGTTAGTTTGGACTGATCCATTTCACTATCAAATTCAATCGAGGCGAAGGCTAGCACAGGCTTCAAGCCTCAATTCTACTCAGTCGATGCAGAACTATCTGAAGACAAAGGACTGTCGATGGCAGTTTATTTTAAGGTCATTTGGCTTCGAGCAAGATGCTTTGAATTTTACTTGTGGTCACTGCGATCGCTGTCAACAAAATTAA